From the genome of Carassius carassius chromosome 49, fCarCar2.1, whole genome shotgun sequence:
CCCAGCGAAACACATGGTGGGCGGCCCAGCCGATGATAAGACTGGCCACAAAGCACTCGGAGACGGGCTCGATGATGGTGGCCGGCAGCATGTTGATTCTCAGTTTGGCCCATCTATTAAGAGCAGAGGACAATGAGGCGAGCTCAGCAGTATTTTTGCACCACAAAATGGGAAATGTAACCATCTAAAGCTTATCTAAACCATCTTTAGCTTATTGGATAGCTTATTCTGAGAGACTTATCAAGATATGCTCTGtattatgatgcaatttaaaagaCAGGAATCCATCTGCAATGCTATCATCAATGCACTAGAGGTGGCCCCATCTGAAAAACAGTACTGAACCTAAAAAGCAGATTGTACCTGATCATGCGAGACTGGAATTGTGCAATGGAGTACGAGCCGGAATTCTGCATGGCTACCTGCGTTGCCATGGAAAATTTCCATCCTCTGCAAGAGAAAGCCCACATCATTGAACTGACAAATAAAGGACATTTTATCTAAGCCCGAGAGGTACAATTCTGAaggaatattttattcaaaacaataacTTGGGTGCTCCATCACCTTGAGATGATCTTTTCCACACAACAAAGGCACAGGGAAGCCAAACTCTCAAACTCTAAATAGACATACTACATTTGTGCATAGAAATAAATGCACTTCATACAAAATGCAACGTTTCTAAATGTTGTTTAGTTTATCTGAGgtactaaaatagaaaacaaaattaactaaatctaataaataaaaatgtataaaactatatagacatgttattaaaaacatacacTTGATCATTCTGCttgtgtgtttcacagaagaaataaaggcaGAGTTTTGGagctacatgagggtgagtgtgtTACAGAGTGTGTTGTAATTTATTGCTTTAAGGACGATGAAAAAAATGTAAGCCGATGGAGTGTGATATCAAAAGCTACTAGCACTGTACAGGTATTTAATGAGTTTGGCAAACCTGTCTGCGATGGCCTTGGCCATGAAGTAATCTTCAGCGATGTACTGAGCAAACGCAATCAGCCCACCAGCTTGGTCCAGGATCTCCTTCCTCATGAGACACGACATCCCCGTGACGCACTTGATTCCCGTGACATTGGCCGAGATGTAGGAACGAGGATGTGAGGTTCCAAAATAAACCTGCAGGATGCCATGTAGGACAGTGTTTATACTCCACATAATTCATCTATAAAGACATGATGCATTAAGAATCATATTACTCATGTAAACACTTCACCCAGTTATTTATTAGCAGAGCTGTCAATTTAACATGCTGATATATTGCCTTCGAAGTCTGTTTTTGTAACACCTATTAAATGTAATGGCTCATCTACTAcactaatataatatttaatcgaTCGAGAGATGATTCGGTGATTGGGTTTGACTTGGAGCTTAAAATACAGCCACAACGTGTCAGTTTTATTGCAGTGTGACAGGACAGGACAGAACAGCCCTCGAATACATAATACACAGGTTCTATTAGCAATGACGAGTTCATAGGCATCAAAGCTTTCCGGAGCCAAATCCAGATGACAAACGTCTCCAACACTGAATTCAGAAGATCTTAGTAAAGGCTGCTGACCTGCTCCAATGTGGCGGCAAATCCTTGTCTGTCTGCCACATAAGGAAGACCGTGAACCAGTCCCACCTTCTCCGTCATCTGATTAGCCATATCAGTGAGAGTGTCTGGCTTCACTGTTGAATATTACATCATGATTAGCACGGACACAGTTGTTCAAAGGTCAATCTCATAAAAATATGAAGTGAAATGTTCACAGGAAACAGTAGGAATGAAGAATTGTATTCACTCGAACACTCTGAAGATTTGATCATCTGAATAAAATTTTGTTTCAAGTGCTCTGTTTTCGATTATAATGTGGGCAAACTCACCTCGAATGCCACTGTCACAGATCCAGACGAGTTCGTACCTTGCCCCTTCATAAGCTGGCATGaggttatttatttttggattgaTGCCAACTTTCTTACCCCCTAGAACgagataaagagaaaaaaatgacaataataattaCCATTAGGGCTGTAAATGATTGTCTCATACCATCATacaatttgtccatttaaaaaaaaaattgtggttaTCAATTTACAGTTACAGATGTTTTAGGGTAGAATgacatgaatattaataatattccagaaatcaaaatatattagaaagcAATATTTCTCTCTTGGTTCACTTGTGTTACAAGAGGcactgaataataaaaaacatgattatttgatattttcttttatagctattttgctattttaataattttatagtttatatatatatatatttttttttttttttttttttagctttcatttattttttattgagttttagtaatttttcttttttacattttttatttaaattctttgCCAAGGCACCATTAATAATTTTCACTTTATaatctaatatttctatttatatcaattaacaaaaaacattttaatagttttagttaaccaaATAACATTATGAAAGTGTAACAGCCAGAAATGAAATATGCAAACGTGAATCTGGAGTGAATTATGTTCATACAATTCCACTtcaaattacaatataaaataggaCTGGAATTTCTGGAAATATAGTCATATTTAAAGATGATAATAACAATACAATTAAGATGCAAGACTACatattatatttgattaaagAATTTGACTTGAAATTAAAATGCACAATGATAGAAGTCATGTTTAATTATAATAACGCAAGA
Proteins encoded in this window:
- the LOC132132168 gene encoding ceramide glucosyltransferase; its protein translation is MALLDLALQGFSIFGFGLFIVLWLMHLVSIIYVRLHLNRKTTEKVPYSKLAGVSLLKPLKGVDPNLINNLETFFELDYPKYEILLCVQDHDDPAIDVCKKLLGKYPNVDARLFIGGKKVGINPKINNLMPAYEGARYELVWICDSGIRVKPDTLTDMANQMTEKVGLVHGLPYVADRQGFAATLEQVYFGTSHPRSYISANVTGIKCVTGMSCLMRKEILDQAGGLIAFAQYIAEDYFMAKAIADRGWKFSMATQVAMQNSGSYSIAQFQSRMIRWAKLRINMLPATIIEPVSECFVASLIIGWAAHHVFRWDIMVFFLCHCLAWFISDYIQLRGVQGGPPSFSKLDYAVAWFIRESMTIQIFLSALWDPTISWRAGRYRLRCGGTAEEILEV